GAGCCCGGAATCCATCGAGCCGCAGAGAACGTCGCACGATGGATTCCGGGTTCGACGCTGACGCGTCGCCCCGGAATGAAGGCCTATCGCACCGTCGCAAAAAATTTCCTGACGTCGCGCACGAACAGCTCCGGCTGCTCGAAGGCAGCAAAGTGCCCGCCCCGCTCCATCTCGCTCCAATGCGTGATGTTGGCGAAGTTCGGCTCCATCCAGCGCCGCACCGGTGTGATGATCTCCTTGGGAAACACGGCGACGCCGGTCGGCACCGTTACCTTTGGCGTCGTGCGGCGCTTGCCAAAGCTCTCCCAATAGAGCCGCGCGGACGAGGTGGCCGTCTCCGTCGTCCAGTAAAGCATGACGTTGTCGAGCAGTTCGTCCTTGGTGAAGATGTCTTCGGGATGGCCGTTGCAGTCGGTCCAGGCCCAGAATTTTTCCAGGATCCAGGCCGCCTGCCCGCTCGGCGAATCCGTCAACCCATAACCGAGCGTCTGCGGCCGCGTCGATTGCTGTTTGGAATAGCCGGAATCGAGATCGACGTAATGCTTGAGGCCGGCGAGCGCACGCTTCTCTTCCGGTGTCGGCTCGCCCTCGACCTTCGGCGCGGCGTTGAAGGCGAGCGTGATGTGGATGCCGGCGCAATGCTCCGCATCCCGCGCGCCGAGCGAGGTCGTCACCGCCGAGCCCCAGTCGCCGCCTTGCGCGCCGTAACTGATGTAGCCGAGCCGGTCCATCAGCTTTGCCCATGTCGCTGCGATGCGGTCGACACCCCAGCCGGTGGTTTTGGGCTTTGCCGAGAAACCAAAACCCGGCAGCGAGGGGCAGATCAGATGAAACGCGTCCGCTGGATTGCCGCCATGGGCGGCGGGATCGGTGAGCGGTGCAATCACCTTTTGGAATTCCACGATCGAGCCGGGCCAGCCGTGGGTGATGATCAGCGGCAGCGCGTCGGGCTCCTTCGAGCGCACGTGCAGGAAATGGATGTCCTGCCCGTCGATCTCGGTGGTGAATTGCTCGAAGCGATTGAGTTTTGCTTCACGCGCGCGCCAGTCGTAACCGTTGGCCCAGTAGGTGCACATCTCCTGGATCCATGTCAGCGGCGCGCCCTGGCTCCAGTCATCGACCAATTCCGCCTCCGGCCAGCGCGTGCGTGCGAGGCGTGATTTGAGGTCGGAGAGAATGTCGTCGCTGATGGCGATGCGGAACGGCTTGATGGCGCTGGTCATCAGTTGGCTCCCCATTCTTGCTGTCATTCCGGGGCGCGCCACTTGGCGCGAACCCGGAATCCATTTGGCAACAGAGCCGGTGGCACGATGGATTCCGGGTTCACGCTGCGCGTGCCCGGGAATGACGACCTAGCCCGACAGCGCAGCCTTCACCAGCCCGCTGGCCTTGCCGAAATCCATCTGTCCCGCGTACTTCGCGCGCAACACCGCGATCACCTTGCCCATGTCCTTCATGCCGGCCGCGCCGGTCTCGGTGATGGCATCCGAGATCGCTTTCCTGACCTCGTCGTCCGACATCTGCTTCGGCAGATAGGCCGAGATCACGGCGATCTCCTCGCGCTCCTGCGCGGCAAGCTCGGCGCGGCCGCCCTTGTCGTAGAGTTCGACCGACTCCTGCCGCTGCTTGATCATCTTCTGAAAGACCCCGAGCAGGTCGGCGTCCGACAGCGGCGGCTTGCCTTGGCCGCGGGCATCGATGTCGGCATTCTTGATGGTCGAATTGACCATGCGCAGCGTGGAGAGCTTGCGCTCGTCCTTGGCCTTCATGGCCTCCTTGACCGCATTGTTGATGTCGTCGCGCAGCATGATCGTCACCCTCTCAATCTCTAGCCCTGATCTAAGCCGTTCGCTGGAAAGAGGCCAGTGCGGACCGGTGACCGGGGGTTCATTGTTTCCCGCCTGACGGCCAAAACGGCGCAAAATTTCAGGACGTAACCCTAAGTCCCTGAACAGACCTGTCAAATATGCAAAAACGCATGTGAATCCGGCGTTTCCCGCTTTGACGGGCGCGCGTGGGGGGCTTATGAAGCGGGCTCATGACACAACATGACAACGATCCCGCCTGGCCGGACCACAAACCGACCGCGCTCCTCGTGCTCGCCGATGGCACGGTGCTCGAGGGCTTTGGTCTCGGCGCCGAAGGCCACGCCGTCGGTGAAGTCTGCTTCAACACCGCGATGACCGGCTATGAGGAGATCCTCACCGATCCCTCCTATGCCGGCCAGCTCATCACCTTCACCTTCCCGCATATCGGCAATGTCGGTACCAACGAGGAAGACATCGAGACCGTGAACATGGCCGCGACGCCAGGCGCGCGCGGCGTGATCCTGCGCACCGCGATCACCGATCCCTCTAACTACCGCGCCACCAAGCATCTCGATGCCTGGCTGAAGGCACGCGGCATCATCGGCCTCTCCGGCATCGACACCCGCGCGCTGACCGCGCTGATCCGCAGCAAGGGCATGCCCAATGCCGTGATTGCGCACGCCAAGAACGGCGAGTTCGATCTGCATGGCCTGAAGGAAGAAGCGCGCGAATGGCCCGGCCTGGAAGGCATGGACCTGGTGCCGATGGTCACGTCGGGCCAGCGCTTCACCTGGGACGAGACGCCGTGGCTGTGGGACAAGGGTTTTGGCCGTCAGGACAAGGCCGAGTTCAACGTCGTCGCGATCGACTACGGCATCAAGCGCAACATCCTGCGCCTGCTCGCCGGCGTCGGCTGCAAGGTGACGGTGGTGCCGGCGACGACGTCGTCCGAAGACATTCTGGCGATGAAGCCGGACGGCGTGTTCCTGTCGAACGGCCCGGGCGATCCGGCCGCGACAGGCAAATACGCGGTGCCCGTGATTCAGGACGTCATCAAATCGGGCACGCCGACCTTCGGCATTTGCCTCGGCCACCAGATGCTTGGCCTTGCCGTCGGCGCGAAGACGAAGAAGATGCATCAGGGCCATCACGGCGCCAATCATCCGGTGAAGGACGAGACCACCGGCAAGGTCGAGATCACCTCGATGAACCACGGCTTCGCCGTCGACGAGACGACGCTGCCAAAAGGCGCGACCCAGACCCACATCTCGCTGTTCGACGGATCCAATTGCGGCATCCAGCTCGACGGCAAGCCGGTATTCTCGGTGCAGTACCACCCCGAAGCTTCGCCGGGTCCGCGCGACTCGCACTATCTGTTCCAGCGCTTCGCCGATTTGATGCGGCAGAAGAAGCGGGCGTAAGCTAGTCTCCCGTGCCCCGGGCGCAGTGCATCACGCCGCTCCTCGCGGCGAGATGCGCTGCTGAACCGGGGCCTATACCGCGGCACTCTGGGTCCCGGCTCTGCGACGCAGCGTTGCACGCTGCATCGCGTCCGGGACACGAGAGGAACACCCTCGCCGGATTAAATGTTGTCCCGGTGCATGTGTGCACTCGGAGTCCCTCCCATGTCCATCGTCCGCGACTTTGCCGAGCCGCTCGCCATCGTGTTCGAGGATGACGGGCTCGTGCCGAACAACACCCTTCCTTTCCTTGTCTACCAGGGCGCGGTGACGCTCGATCGGAAGCAGCCCGAACAGACCATCGAAAACCTGTTCGAGACCAACGGATGGGGCGGCACGTGGCGCAACGGCGTTTACGATTATCTGCACTACCACGCGACCGTGCATGAGGTGCTCGGCGTCGCGCGCGGCCATGCCCGCGTTCGCTTCGGCGGCGATCGCGGCCAGGAATTGGAGATCAAGGCCGGCGATATCGCGATTTTGCCGGCCGGCACAGGCCATCAATGCATCAAGGCAAGCGACGATTTCTGCGTGATCGGCGCCTATCCGCCGGGATCGAAGATGGAGATCACGCGGGCGACGCCGGAGAACCATGCCAAGGCGCTGAAGACGATTCCGAACGTCGCGCGGCCGCCGGCCGATCCGGTGACGGGGAAGCACGGGGCGTTGATGCGGCTGTGGCGGTAGCGACAACGACGGCGCCGTAGGGTGGATTAGCGAAGCGTAATCCACCTCTTCCTTTCCCGTGGAAACAGACGTGGTGGATTACGCCTTCGGCCAATCCACCCTACGGCAGCTCGGCGTTACGCCTCGTTGCCGCCTTCCTGGCGCGTCGCTTCGAACAGGAACCATGTCCGTCGCTCGGTCTCGTCGATGAAGTTCTCCAAAATGCTGGCGCTGGCGACGTCGCCGGCGTCGTCGCAGACCTCGTGCGCCTTGCGCATCGCGTTCGCGACATGTTTGTTGTCCTGCATCAGCTCGCGCAGCATCTCGCGCGGCGGGACGTAATCCTCGTTGTTGTCCTTGATGGTCTGGAGCTTGGCGACCTGGCCGATCGACTTCAGCGTGGTGCCGCCGATCTTACGGACGCGCTCGGCGAGCTGGTCGGTGGTGGCGAAGATCTGATCGGACTGCTCGTCCAGCAGCAGGTGATAATCGCGGAAATGCCGGCCGCTGATGTGCCAGTGGAAATTCTTGGTCTTGAGATAGAGCGCGAAGGCGTCGGCCAGAAGCACGTTGAGCGCCTCGGAAACCTTTTTGACCGCCTGGGGCTGCAGATCGGTGGGGGTGTCGAGATCGGGCGAGACCTTGCTGGGGGCTTTGCTCACGGGAAACCTTCCTGTTAGGACGCGGACATTGACGGCGCGCCGTCGCACCCCTAACGCAAGGCGGGCAGCGCGGTTCCCGGACAGGAACCGCCAGGCGGGATATCATGGAAGATTGGATCGATTATTACGACTCGACGCACACGATCTATGTCAGCAAATTGCATCGCGATTTGCACTTCCAGATCATCGCGCGGGACATCATCGGCTACATCACCTCGCCCGACGCGACGGTGCTCGACTATGCCTGCGGTGAGGCGCTCTCGGCGAGCCAGGTGGCGTCGGCCTGTGGGCAGCTGATTCTGGCCGAGCCCGCGCCGGGCGTGCGAGGCCGGCTGATCGCACGCTTTGCGCCGGACACCAAGATCCGCGTCCGCTCGCTCGACGATGTCCGCAACATGCAGGACCAAACGATCGACCTCGTCGTGATGAACTCGGTCGCGCAATATATGACGTCCGAGGAGCTCGATGCCGCGCTCCGCAATGTCAGACGGATCCTGAAGCCGACCGGCAAGCTGGTGCTCGGCGACATCCTTCAACCGCATGTCGGCATGGCAAGGGACGTAACGGCGCTGCTGTCCTTCGGACTGCGTCATGGCTTCCTGAAAGATGCGCTGGTCGGTCTCGTCAGCACCGCGCTGTCGGACTATCGTCATTTGCGCTCGCGCATCGGATTGCAGCGCTACAGTGAGGGCGAGATCACGGCCAAGCTGAAGGCAGCGGGCTTCGCCAGCCAGCGCGCCACCACCAATATCGGCCACAACCGCTGGCGCATGACCTTCATCGCCCGGCCGCCGCTGACGCGTTAAGCATAACCACCACCTGAGGTGGCTTGTCGCACCTCTATCGGACATGATCGCCGCGGCCCGGTGGCGGAAGCGTCCACGCGAGAGCAGTGCATTGCTCTTTATCCTGGTTCAAATCCAGGCCGGGTCTCCAGCCTTCGCTGGCTGCGCCAGCTTCGGCCAGGCAAGCCCTGTCGCGGCGAAGCCCGAAGGGCGAGGCTGGGCGTGGCGTGCGGCTCATGATCCGGCAATGCAGCCCCAACGTTCAATAGTTCTTGAACTGGTTGACTCCGGAATCACTTCTTGAGGCCTGCCGGGCTGGGCGTTCTATCTGGCCCAGATCGCCAGCGGGGCACTAGGCGGCGCGGTGCTAGCCGCCCCCTCGCCTGATGACCTCGGCCGGATTGGCGGATCAGGCCTTGCCGCCTCGCTTCTGATGCATCTCGCCAGTGGCTGGCAGGCGCGGCCAAAACCCGACAAAATTGCCGGTTGATGGGCGTTTTTCGGGGTTTCGCCGCCCCGAAAACTGGTCTAAGACCCACCCGCGCGCGAGGGAGACCCCCGCGCTCTCGGCTTAGGGGACGCGCGGCAAGCGCGCCCTTTTTTTGTGCCCAAAATCCAGCCCGCGAGCGGTGATGCCTAAACGAACCGACATCTCGACCATCCTGATCATCGGCGCCGGTCCCATCGTGATCGGTCAGGCCTGCGAGTTCGACTATTCGGGCACGCAAGCGGTGAAGACGCTGAAGGAAGAGGGCTATCGCATCGTCCTCGTCAATTCCAACCCGGCCACGATCATGACCGATCCGGAATTGGCCGATGCGACCTATATCGAGCCGATCACGCCCGAAATCGTCGCCAAGATCATCGAGAAGGAACGCCATGTCATTCCCGGCGGCTTCGCACTGCTGCCGACCATGGGCGGCCAGACCGCGCTGAACTGCGCGCTGTCGCTGCGCCGGCAGGGCACGCTGGAGAAGTTCGACGTCGAGATGATCGGCGCCACGGCCGACGCCATCGACAAGGCCGAGGATCGCCAGCTGTTCCGCGAGGCCATGACCAAGATCGGGCTCGAGACGCCGAAGTCGCGTCTCGCCAACGCCTCCGAGCTGAAGAAGTCGTTCCGCGACAAGTACCATGCCGAACGCGAGAAGCTGTCGGGCGTGGCGCTCGAGGAGCTCGACCGGCAATGGACGCTCGGCGAGAGCGATCGCCGCAAGCGCTACCAGGAATACGCGTTCGGCCAGGCCATGATGGCGCTGTCCGAGATCGGCCTGCCCGCGATCATCCGCCCCTCCTTCACCATGGGCGGCACCGGCGGCGGCATCGCCTACAACAAGGAAGAATTCCTCGACATCATCGAGCGCGGTCTTGACGCGTCTCCCACCAACGAAGTCCTGATCGAGGAATCCGTGCTCGGCTGGAAAGAGTTCGAGATGGAGGTGGTGCGCGACAAGAAGGACAATTGCATCATCGTCTGCTCGATCGAGAATTTCGATCCGATGGGCGTCCACACCGGCGACTCCATCACCGTCGCGCCGGCGCTGACGCTGACGGACAAGGAATACCAGATCATGCGCGACGCCTCGCTGGCGGTGCTGCGCGAGATCGGCGTCGAGACCGGTGGCTCCAACGTCCAGTTCGGCGTCAATCCCGAAGACGGCCGCATGGTCGTGATCGAGATGAATCCGCGCGTGTCGCGCTCCTCGGCGCTGGCCTCGAAGGCCACCGGATTCCCGATCGCCAAGGTCGCAGCCAAGCTCGCCGTTGGCTACACGCTCGACGAGATCGCCAACGACATTACCGGCGGCGCGACGCCGGCTTCGTTCGAGCCGACCATCGACTACGTGGTCACCAAGATCCCGCGTTTCGCCTTCGAGAAATTCCCCGGCGCCTCCTCCACGCTGACGACCTCGATGAAATCGGTCGGCGAGGTCATGGCGATCGGCCGCACCTTCCAGGAGAGCCTGCATAAGGCGCTGCGCGGGCTCGAGACCGGGCTCACCGGCCTCGACGAGATCGAGATCGAAGGCCTCGGCCAGGACGACGACAAGAACGCGATCCGCGCAGCCCTCGGCACGCCGACGCCGAACCGCCTGCTGCAGGTCGCGCAGGCCATGCGGCTCGGCTGGTCGAACGAGGACATCTTCAACTCCTGCAAGATCGATCCGTGGTTCCTCGGCGAGATGCGCGGCATCGTCGACATGGAGGAGAAGGTCAGAAAGCACGGCCTGCCCGGCAACGCCTTCGGCATGCGCACGCTCAAGACCATGGGCTTCTCGGACGCCCGCCTCGCGGTGCTCGCCCAGACGACCGAGGCCGAAATCACCGCCAAGCGCCACGCGCTCGGCGTCCGTCCGGTCTACAAGCGCATCGACACCTGCGCGGCCGAATTCGCCTCCCCCACGGCCTACATGTACTCGACCTACGAGTCGCCGTTCGCGGGCAGCACCGCCGACGAGAGCACGCCGTCGGACAAGAAGAAGGTCATCATCCTCGGCGGCGGCCCGAACCGCATCGGCCAGGGCATCGAGTTCGACTATTGCTGCTGCCATGCCTGCTTCGCGCTGCATGACGCCGGCTACGAATCCATCATGGTCAACTGCAACCCGGAAACGGTGTCGACCGACTATGACACCGCCGACCGGCTCTATTTCGAGCCGCTCACCGCCGAGGACGTGCTGGAGATCATCGCCAAGGAGCGCAGCAACGGCACGCTGCACGGCGTGATCGTGCAGTTTGGTGGGCAGACCCCGCTGAAGCTTGCGCGCGCGCTGGAAGCCGCCGAGGTGCCGATCCTCGGCACCTCGCCCGACGCCATTGATCTTGCCGAAGACCGCGACCGCTTCAAGCGCGTGCTCGACAAGCTCCGCCTGAAGCAGCCGAAGAACGGCATCGCCTATTCGGTCGAGCAGGCCCGTCTCGTCTCCGCAGATCTCGGCCTGCCGCTGGTGGTGCGCCCGTCCTACGTGCTCGGCGGCCGCGCGATGCAGATCATCCGCGAGGAGAACCAGCTGAACG
This genomic interval from Bradyrhizobium guangzhouense contains the following:
- a CDS encoding class I SAM-dependent methyltransferase, translating into MEDWIDYYDSTHTIYVSKLHRDLHFQIIARDIIGYITSPDATVLDYACGEALSASQVASACGQLILAEPAPGVRGRLIARFAPDTKIRVRSLDDVRNMQDQTIDLVVMNSVAQYMTSEELDAALRNVRRILKPTGKLVLGDILQPHVGMARDVTALLSFGLRHGFLKDALVGLVSTALSDYRHLRSRIGLQRYSEGEITAKLKAAGFASQRATTNIGHNRWRMTFIARPPLTR
- a CDS encoding GatB/YqeY domain-containing protein — translated: MLRDDINNAVKEAMKAKDERKLSTLRMVNSTIKNADIDARGQGKPPLSDADLLGVFQKMIKQRQESVELYDKGGRAELAAQEREEIAVISAYLPKQMSDDEVRKAISDAITETGAAGMKDMGKVIAVLRAKYAGQMDFGKASGLVKAALSG
- the carA gene encoding glutamine-hydrolyzing carbamoyl-phosphate synthase small subunit, translated to MTQHDNDPAWPDHKPTALLVLADGTVLEGFGLGAEGHAVGEVCFNTAMTGYEEILTDPSYAGQLITFTFPHIGNVGTNEEDIETVNMAATPGARGVILRTAITDPSNYRATKHLDAWLKARGIIGLSGIDTRALTALIRSKGMPNAVIAHAKNGEFDLHGLKEEAREWPGLEGMDLVPMVTSGQRFTWDETPWLWDKGFGRQDKAEFNVVAIDYGIKRNILRLLAGVGCKVTVVPATTSSEDILAMKPDGVFLSNGPGDPAATGKYAVPVIQDVIKSGTPTFGICLGHQMLGLAVGAKTKKMHQGHHGANHPVKDETTGKVEITSMNHGFAVDETTLPKGATQTHISLFDGSNCGIQLDGKPVFSVQYHPEASPGPRDSHYLFQRFADLMRQKKRA
- a CDS encoding cupin domain-containing protein, whose amino-acid sequence is MSIVRDFAEPLAIVFEDDGLVPNNTLPFLVYQGAVTLDRKQPEQTIENLFETNGWGGTWRNGVYDYLHYHATVHEVLGVARGHARVRFGGDRGQELEIKAGDIAILPAGTGHQCIKASDDFCVIGAYPPGSKMEITRATPENHAKALKTIPNVARPPADPVTGKHGALMRLWR
- the carB gene encoding carbamoyl-phosphate synthase large subunit, with translation MPKRTDISTILIIGAGPIVIGQACEFDYSGTQAVKTLKEEGYRIVLVNSNPATIMTDPELADATYIEPITPEIVAKIIEKERHVIPGGFALLPTMGGQTALNCALSLRRQGTLEKFDVEMIGATADAIDKAEDRQLFREAMTKIGLETPKSRLANASELKKSFRDKYHAEREKLSGVALEELDRQWTLGESDRRKRYQEYAFGQAMMALSEIGLPAIIRPSFTMGGTGGGIAYNKEEFLDIIERGLDASPTNEVLIEESVLGWKEFEMEVVRDKKDNCIIVCSIENFDPMGVHTGDSITVAPALTLTDKEYQIMRDASLAVLREIGVETGGSNVQFGVNPEDGRMVVIEMNPRVSRSSALASKATGFPIAKVAAKLAVGYTLDEIANDITGGATPASFEPTIDYVVTKIPRFAFEKFPGASSTLTTSMKSVGEVMAIGRTFQESLHKALRGLETGLTGLDEIEIEGLGQDDDKNAIRAALGTPTPNRLLQVAQAMRLGWSNEDIFNSCKIDPWFLGEMRGIVDMEEKVRKHGLPGNAFGMRTLKTMGFSDARLAVLAQTTEAEITAKRHALGVRPVYKRIDTCAAEFASPTAYMYSTYESPFAGSTADESTPSDKKKVIILGGGPNRIGQGIEFDYCCCHACFALHDAGYESIMVNCNPETVSTDYDTADRLYFEPLTAEDVLEIIAKERSNGTLHGVIVQFGGQTPLKLARALEAAEVPILGTSPDAIDLAEDRDRFKRVLDKLRLKQPKNGIAYSVEQARLVSADLGLPLVVRPSYVLGGRAMQIIREENQLNDYLLGTLPELVPADVKARYPNDKTGQINTVLGKNPLLFDRYLSDATEIDVDCLSDGKDTFIVGIMEHIEEAGIHSGDSACSLPPHSLEPEMIAELERQTRELALGLDVVGLMNVQYAIKDGDIYVLEVNPRASRTVPFVAKVIGMPVAKIAARIMAGEKLADFKLKKADFKHVGVKESVFPFARFPGVDTVLGPEMRSTGEVMGIDRSFAVAFAKSQLGGGTRVPRKGTVFVSVRESDKVRIAEAVRQLHSLGFKVLATSGTARFLTDQGIPAEKVNKVLEGRPHIVDAITNGDVQLVLNTTEGPQALADSRSLRRAALLHKVPYYTTLSGAVAAAQGIRAYLGGDLEVRTLQSYFSET
- a CDS encoding epoxide hydrolase family protein yields the protein MTSAIKPFRIAISDDILSDLKSRLARTRWPEAELVDDWSQGAPLTWIQEMCTYWANGYDWRAREAKLNRFEQFTTEIDGQDIHFLHVRSKEPDALPLIITHGWPGSIVEFQKVIAPLTDPAAHGGNPADAFHLICPSLPGFGFSAKPKTTGWGVDRIAATWAKLMDRLGYISYGAQGGDWGSAVTTSLGARDAEHCAGIHITLAFNAAPKVEGEPTPEEKRALAGLKHYVDLDSGYSKQQSTRPQTLGYGLTDSPSGQAAWILEKFWAWTDCNGHPEDIFTKDELLDNVMLYWTTETATSSARLYWESFGKRRTTPKVTVPTGVAVFPKEIITPVRRWMEPNFANITHWSEMERGGHFAAFEQPELFVRDVRKFFATVR
- a CDS encoding Dps family protein; this encodes MSKAPSKVSPDLDTPTDLQPQAVKKVSEALNVLLADAFALYLKTKNFHWHISGRHFRDYHLLLDEQSDQIFATTDQLAERVRKIGGTTLKSIGQVAKLQTIKDNNEDYVPPREMLRELMQDNKHVANAMRKAHEVCDDAGDVASASILENFIDETERRTWFLFEATRQEGGNEA